In the Leptotrichia sp. oral taxon 847 genome, one interval contains:
- a CDS encoding 5-methyltetrahydropteroyltriglutamate--homocysteine S-methyltransferase: protein MCTINAPHRHDVVGSFLRPERLKKARNDFEKGKIDREELTKIENEEIKKIVDKQIELGYTSVTDGEFRRSYWHLDFFWGFNGIGHIHADKGYEFNGVVTRDDSAIVTGKFSGENHPFVKHFTFLRDLVKDKKGVEARFTIPAPSQFYAELVREDKHVKALLEVYPDFKGLEDDIVNAYKTVINDLYNEGLRTLQIDDCTWGCLVDDDFIASFIEKSDRDKEVIRREFAEKFLNINNRVFQNNPEDLVINTHVCRGNYSSTWFGQGGYDKIADELFGKEDVNAYYLEFDTERAGTFESLAKVSGDKKVVLGLITSKNPTLEEKEAVIARIKEASKYVPLDRLYLSPQCGFASTEEGNHLTEEQQWAKLRFIKEVADEVWGKN, encoded by the coding sequence ATGTGTACAATAAATGCACCTCATAGACATGACGTAGTAGGAAGTTTTTTAAGACCTGAAAGATTGAAGAAAGCTAGAAATGATTTTGAAAAAGGGAAAATTGACAGGGAAGAATTGACAAAAATTGAGAATGAAGAAATTAAAAAAATTGTGGATAAGCAAATTGAGCTAGGATATACAAGTGTTACTGATGGAGAGTTTAGACGTAGTTACTGGCATTTGGACTTTTTCTGGGGATTCAATGGAATTGGGCATATTCACGCTGATAAGGGATATGAATTTAATGGAGTTGTAACTCGTGATGATAGTGCGATTGTTACTGGAAAATTTAGTGGGGAAAATCATCCATTTGTAAAACATTTTACATTTTTGCGAGATTTGGTAAAGGATAAAAAAGGTGTGGAAGCCAGATTTACAATACCAGCTCCATCACAGTTTTATGCGGAATTAGTAAGGGAAGATAAGCATGTCAAGGCACTTCTTGAAGTTTATCCTGATTTTAAAGGATTGGAAGATGATATTGTGAATGCTTACAAAACGGTAATAAATGATTTGTATAACGAAGGGCTTAGAACTTTGCAAATTGATGACTGTACTTGGGGATGTCTTGTAGATGATGATTTTATTGCTTCGTTTATTGAAAAAAGTGATAGGGATAAGGAAGTTATCAGACGTGAATTTGCAGAAAAATTCTTGAATATAAATAACAGGGTATTTCAAAATAATCCAGAAGATTTGGTAATTAATACGCACGTTTGTCGTGGAAATTATTCTTCTACTTGGTTTGGACAAGGTGGATATGACAAAATTGCGGATGAACTTTTTGGAAAAGAAGATGTAAATGCTTATTATTTGGAATTTGATACAGAAAGAGCAGGAACTTTTGAATCACTTGCAAAAGTTTCTGGGGATAAAAAAGTTGTATTGGGACTTATAACTTCTAAAAATCCAACTTTGGAGGAAAAAGAGGCTGTAATTGCCCGTATAAAAGAAGCTTCAAAATATGTTCCGCTAGATAGACTTTATTTGAGTCCACAATGTGGATTTGCTTCAACAGAGGAGGGAAATCATCTTACGGAAGAACAGCAATGGGCAAAACTTAGATTTATCAAGGAAGTTGCGGATGAAGTTTGGGGGAAAAATTAA
- a CDS encoding transketolase family protein: MIKIYNGTPKKDEIEMRKVYSSKLGELMGKHNEIVALEADLMNAITTDKVQKEYPERVINCGIMEANMIGIAAGMSIAGKYPFAHTFTAFASRRCFDQLFMSGAYQKNNIKVIASDAGVTSAHNGGTHMSFEDMGIMRGLADTVVMEMTDAVMFENILEQIATKDGFYWIRTIRKNAATIYEKGSTFEIGKGNLLKDGADITLIANGIMVAEALKAAEKLEKEKISVAVIDMFTLNPIDKELIKKYIQKTGKIVTCENHSIHNGLGSAVAEIIAEAGNAKLRRIGIKERFGQVGTLDFLMNEYELTAEHIYGAAMELLKD, from the coding sequence ATGATAAAAATTTATAACGGAACTCCAAAAAAAGATGAAATAGAAATGAGAAAAGTTTATTCTTCCAAACTTGGTGAATTAATGGGAAAACACAATGAAATTGTAGCTCTTGAAGCTGATTTAATGAACGCAATTACAACGGACAAAGTACAGAAAGAGTATCCTGAAAGAGTAATAAATTGTGGAATAATGGAAGCAAATATGATAGGTATTGCGGCTGGAATGTCTATCGCTGGAAAATATCCATTTGCACACACTTTTACAGCTTTTGCAAGCCGAAGATGCTTTGATCAGCTCTTTATGTCTGGAGCATATCAAAAAAACAACATAAAAGTAATTGCCTCTGACGCTGGAGTAACTTCCGCCCATAATGGAGGAACTCACATGTCCTTTGAAGATATGGGAATTATGAGAGGTCTTGCTGATACTGTTGTGATGGAAATGACAGATGCTGTAATGTTTGAAAATATTCTCGAACAAATCGCCACAAAAGATGGTTTCTACTGGATTAGAACAATTAGAAAAAATGCAGCAACAATTTATGAAAAAGGCTCAACGTTTGAAATTGGAAAAGGAAATTTGTTAAAAGATGGGGCTGATATTACTTTAATTGCTAATGGAATTATGGTAGCGGAAGCCTTGAAAGCAGCAGAAAAGTTAGAAAAAGAAAAAATAAGTGTTGCTGTAATAGATATGTTCACTTTAAATCCAATAGACAAGGAATTAATCAAAAAATATATACAAAAAACAGGGAAAATAGTAACTTGTGAAAATCATAGCATTCACAATGGTTTAGGAAGTGCAGTTGCCGAGATAATTGCTGAAGCTGGAAATGCAAAATTAAGAAGAATTGGAATAAAGGAAAGATTTGGGCAAGTTGGAACATTAGACTTTCTGATGAATGAGTATGAATTGACTGCGGAGCATATTTATGGAGCAGCGATGGAATTACTGAAAGATTAA